A stretch of the Aphis gossypii isolate Hap1 chromosome 2, ASM2018417v2, whole genome shotgun sequence genome encodes the following:
- the LOC114121314 gene encoding beta-1 adrenergic receptor, with protein MAVAIILLNILIIATFTNIRGGGEVMNVYLVSLALADLLYGVLVVPFSVYPALVQQWVYGKIACRIIGYIEVALWTVSAYTLMWISVDRYIAVRKPVRYFTVQTRTRCQCWMAFTWISSAMLCSPPLLEFGDPVFDQDTAVCMLDWQGMAAYSVTLSILVLGPSLITILYTYVYIYGAIRRLRRGFLAHDKEYVTALSENLSNPTHVTSFVLIVTFWICWTPLMSIKAYQQLGGVPAVPGHVRFAALWLGISNSVWKAFVLIFLSPQFRVMLRLLCLTVFCKRKSRAELELLQLDMEDHFL; from the exons ATGGCGGTCGCCATCATCCTCCTTAATATCCTCATAATCGCTACGTTCACCAACATAAGAG gtgGAGGAGAGGTGATGAATGTATACTTGGTGTCACTGGCTCTGGCCGACCTGCTCTACGGTGTGCTCGTAGTGCCATTTTCCGTGTATCCAGCACTAGTGCAACAATGGGTTTATGGAAAAATTGCTTGTAGAATAATCGGATATATCGAAGTCGCACTATGGACCGTGTCTGCATATACTCTTATGTGGATTAGTGTGGacag GTACATAGCGGTACGCAAACCAGTCCGGTACTTTACGGTGCAGACGCGCACCAGGTGTCAGTGCTGGATGGCGTTCACGTGGATATCGTCGGCGATGCTGTGCAGCCCACCGCTGCTCGAGTTCGGTGATCCGGTATTCGACCAGGACACGGCGGTGTGCATGCTCGACTGGCAGGGCATGGCGGCGTATTCGGTGACGCTGTCCATACTGGTGTTGGGGCCCAGTCTGATCACAATCCTGTACACGTACGTGTATATTTACGGTGCGATCAGACGGCTGCGACGCGGCTTTCTAGCACACGACaag GAATACGTTACAGCGTTATCTGAAAACTTGTCCAATCCTACACACGTCACGTCATTCGTGTTGATCGTAACGTTTTGGATTTGTTGGACCCCATTGATGTCCATCAAAGCATACCAACAACTGGGTGGTGTACCGGCGGTGCCTGGCCATGTCCGTTTCGCCGCCTTGTGGCTGGGCATTTCCAACTCGGTGTGGAAGGCGTTTGTGCTCATATTTCTTAGTCCGCAGTTCCGCGTCATGCTCAGATTGTTGTGTTTGACGGTATTCTGCAAACGGAAAAGTCGCGCTGAACTTGAGCTACTACAACTCGACATGGAAGATCACTTCCTCTAA